One Anser cygnoides isolate HZ-2024a breed goose chromosome 4, Taihu_goose_T2T_genome, whole genome shotgun sequence genomic region harbors:
- the DLC1 gene encoding rho GTPase-activating protein 7 isoform X2: MNQVAKAPLRRSFSDHIRDSTARALDVIWKNTRDRRLAEIEAKEACDWLRAAGFPQYAQLYEDLLFPIDIALVKREHDFLDRDAIEALCRRLNTLNKCAVMKLEISPHRKRSEDSDEDEPCAISGKWTFQRDSKRWSRLEEFDVFPPKPDLNTSSPEAPHLTNAASRESVLTDLSERQEVASILSISSTSSHQPTLQSEASTTRTNSVVSVCSSSNFVANDDSFSSLPSPRELNSFSFNTKANEKNTKSKTKSLLKRMESLKIKSSHHGKNKAPSKLGLIISGPILQEGMDEDKLKQLNCVEISALNGNHISLPMVRKRSVSNSTQTSSSSSQSETSSAVSTPSPVTRTRSLSAYNKRVGMYLEGFDPFNQSTFSDVMEQNFKNRGSFAEDTVFFIPEDHKPGTFPKALSNGNFSPTESNASVNWRTGSFHGHGHLTLRRENSGDSSKELSMGKRRNSASSLSSRLSIYDNVPGSILYSSTSDLADLENEDIFPELDDILYHVKGMQRIVNQWSEKFSDEGDSDSALDSISPCPSSPKQIHLDVDNDRTTPSDLDSTGNSLNETEEPSGMQDRRDSGVGASLTRSSRHRLRWHSFQSSHRPSLSSASLQINCQSVAQMNLLQKYSLLKLTALLEKYTPSNKHGFSWAVPKFMKRIKVPDYKDRNVFGVPLQVNVQRTGQPLPQSIQQAMRYLRNHCLDQVGLFRKSGVKSRIQALRQMNESSADSVNYEGQSAYDVADMLKQFFRDLPEPLMTNKLSETFLQIYQYVPKDQRLQAIKAAIMLLPDENREVLQILLYFLSDVTAAVKENQMTPTNLAVCLAPSLFHLNTLKRENSSPRVMQRKPSLGKPDQKDLNENLAATQGLAHMIAECKKLFQIPEEMSRGRNSYTEQDLRPLSLEELRGNSSTTEPSDYHCYLQDCVDDLLKEMKEKFKGWVSCSTSEQAELAYKKACEGPPLRLWKTTIEIAATPEEVLNRLLKEQHLWDEDLIDSKVIEPLDSQTDIYQYVQNSMAPHPARDFVVLRTWRTNFPKGACVLLATSVDHDRAPVAGVRVNVLLSRYLIEPCGSGKSKLTYMCRIDLRGHMPDWYTKSFGHLCASEVVKIRDSFTHQSLESKEVKSR; this comes from the exons agtgAAGATTCAGATGAAGATGAACCATGTGCAATAAGTGGCAAATGGACTTTTCAAAGGGACAGCAAGAGGTGGTCGAGGCTTGAGGAGTTCGATGTGTTCCCTCCAAAGCCAGACTTGAATACCTCCTCCCCAGAAGCTCCCCACCTTACAAACGCGGCAAGCCGTGAGAGCGTGCTCACAGACCTCAGCGAGCGGCAGGAGGTGGCTTCAATTCTCAGcatcagcagcaccagcagccaccAACCAACCCTGCAGAGCGAGGCATCTACCACCAGGACAAATTCCGTTGTGAGCGTTTGTTCATCGAGCAATTTCGTAGCAAATGATGACTCATTCAGCAGCCTGCCCTCGCCCAGGGAGCTGAATAGCTTCAGCTTCAACACAAAAGCAAACGAGAAGAACACCAAATCTAAAACAAAGAGCCTGCTTAAGAGAATGGAGAGCCTGAAAATCAAGAGCTCTCACCATGGCAAGAACAAAGCTCCTTCAAAGCTTGGCCTTATTATTAGTGGGCCCATCCTGCAAGAGGGCATGGATGAAGATAAGCTGAAGCAACTTAACTGTGTGGAGATTTCTGCCCTCAATGGCAACCACATCAGCCTCCCCATGGTACGAAAAAGGAGCGTCTCCAATTCCACCcagacaagcagcagcagcagtcagtCTGAGACGAGCAGTGCCGTCAGCACACCCAGCCCTGTCACGCGAACGCGCAGCCTCAGTGCGTACAATAAAAGGGTGGGCATGTACCTGGAAGGCTTTGACCCCTTCAACCAGTCAACCTTCAGTGATGTGATGGAGCAGAACTTCAAGAACAGGGGAAGCTTTGCAGAAGACACCGTGTTTTTTATCCCAGAAGATCATAAGCCCGGCACTTTTCCCAAAGCACTCTCCAATGGCAACTTCTCCCCAACAGAAAGCAATGCTTCCGTGAACTGGAGGACGGGGAGTTTCCATGGCCATGGCCATCTCACCCTCCGGAGGGAAAACAGTGGAGACAGCTCCAAAGAGCTGAGCATGGGAAAACGGCGCAACTCCGCTAGCTCATTGAGCAGCCGCCTGAGTATTTATGACAACGTGCCAGGCTCGATCCTGTATTCCAGTACGAGCGACTTGGCCGACCTTGAAAACGAGGACATATTCCCAGAGCTAGACGACATCCTGTACCATGTGAAAGGGATGCAGAGAATAGTAAACCAGTGGTCAGAGAAGTTCTCGGACGAAGGGGACTCTGACTCAGCGCTCGACTCCATCTCCCCCTGTCCTTCCTCCCCAAAGCAGATCCACCTCGATGTAGATAATGATCGAACAACACCGAGTGACCTTGACAGCACAGGGAATTCACTTAATGAAACAGAAGAGCCTTCAGGGATGCAGGACAGAAGGGACTCTGGGGTGGGCGCGTCTCTGACACGGTCCAGCAG GCACAGGCTGAGGTGGCACAGCTTCCAGAGCTCCCACCGGCCCAGCCTCAGCTCGGCGTCTCTGCAGATCAACTGTCAGTCCGTGGCACAGATGAACCTGCTGCAGAAGTACTCGCTCCTCAAGTTAACCGCTCTGCTGGAGAAGTACACACCTTCCAACAAGCATGGTTTCAGCTG GGCAGTACCAAAATTTATGAAAAGGATAAAGGTGCCAGACTATAAGGACCGAAACGTATTTGGAGTACCACTGCAAGTCAATGTTCAGCGCActgggcagcctcttccacAGAGCATTCAACAAGCCATGCGGTACCTTCGCAACCACTGCCTGGATCAG GTTGGACTGTTTAGGAAATCTGGAGTCAAATCAAGAATTCAGGCTTTACGTCAAATGAATGAGAGTTCAGCAGACAGCGTCAACTACGAAGGCCAGTCTGCTTACGATGTAGCAGACATGTTAAAGCAATTCTTCCGTGACCTACCTGAGCCCCTCATGACCAACAAACTCTCTGAAACCTTCTTACAGATATACCAGT ATGTGCCAAAGGATCAGCGTCTCCAGGCAATCAAGGCTGCCATTATGCTTTTACCTGATGAGAACAGGGAGGTCCTCCAGATTCTTCTCTATTTCCTGAGTGATGTCACAGCTGCAGTGAAGGAGAACCAGATGACACCAACAAACCTGGCGGTGTGCTTAGCACCTTCCCTCTTCCACTTAAACACTCTCAAAAGAGAGAATTCCTCCCCAAG GGTGATGCAACGAAAACCAAGCCTGGGAAAACCTGATCAGAAAGACCTAAATGAAAATTTGGCTGCAACCCAAGGGCTAGCCCATATGATTGCTGAATGCAAGAAGCTCTTCCAG ATACCTGAAGAAATGAGCCGGGGCCGAAACTCGTACACGGAGCAGGACCTGCGTCCCCTCAGCCTGGAGGAGCTCAGGGGCAACAGCAGCACCACGGAGCCCTCCGACTACCACTGCTACCTCCAGGACTGCGTGGATGACTTGCTGAAGGAAATGAAGGAGAAGTTTAAAGGCTGGGTCAGCTGTTCCACCTCAGAGCAAGCAGAACTGGCCTACAAGAAG GCATGTGAAGGTCCCCCACTCCGGTTATGGAAAACTACCATTGAAATTGCTGCCACACCAGAGGAAGTTTTAAATCGTTTACTTAAGGAGCAGCATCTTTGGGATGAAGATCTTATAGATTCAAAAGTAATTGAACCTTTGGACAGCCAGACAGATATCTACCAGTATGTCCAGAACAGCATGGCACCTCATCCAGCCAGGGACTTTGTAGTCTTAAG aaCATGGAGAACAAACTTTCCCAAAGGAGCTTGTGTGCTTTTAGCAACTTCAGTGGATCATGACCGTGCTCCAGTGGCAGGTGTCAGAGTCAATGTGCTCCTGTCTAGGTACCTGATTGAGCCCTGCGGGTCAGGAAAATCTAAGCTTACCTACATGTGCAGAATTGATTTAAG GGGCCACATGCCAGACTGGTACACCAAGTCTTTTGGACACTTGTGTGCATCTGAAGTAGTTAAGATACGAGACTCTTTCACTCATCAGAGTCTTGAGAGCAAGGAAGTAAAATCCAGGTGA
- the DLC1 gene encoding rho GTPase-activating protein 7 isoform X3 — MILTQIEAKEACDWLRAAGFPQYAQLYEDLLFPIDIALVKREHDFLDRDAIEALCRRLNTLNKCAVMKLEISPHRKRSEDSDEDEPCAISGKWTFQRDSKRWSRLEEFDVFPPKPDLNTSSPEAPHLTNAASRESVLTDLSERQEVASILSISSTSSHQPTLQSEASTTRTNSVVSVCSSSNFVANDDSFSSLPSPRELNSFSFNTKANEKNTKSKTKSLLKRMESLKIKSSHHGKNKAPSKLGLIISGPILQEGMDEDKLKQLNCVEISALNGNHISLPMVRKRSVSNSTQTSSSSSQSETSSAVSTPSPVTRTRSLSAYNKRVGMYLEGFDPFNQSTFSDVMEQNFKNRGSFAEDTVFFIPEDHKPGTFPKALSNGNFSPTESNASVNWRTGSFHGHGHLTLRRENSGDSSKELSMGKRRNSASSLSSRLSIYDNVPGSILYSSTSDLADLENEDIFPELDDILYHVKGMQRIVNQWSEKFSDEGDSDSALDSISPCPSSPKQIHLDVDNDRTTPSDLDSTGNSLNETEEPSGMQDRRDSGVGASLTRSSRHRLRWHSFQSSHRPSLSSASLQINCQSVAQMNLLQKYSLLKLTALLEKYTPSNKHGFSWAVPKFMKRIKVPDYKDRNVFGVPLQVNVQRTGQPLPQSIQQAMRYLRNHCLDQVGLFRKSGVKSRIQALRQMNESSADSVNYEGQSAYDVADMLKQFFRDLPEPLMTNKLSETFLQIYQYVPKDQRLQAIKAAIMLLPDENREVLQILLYFLSDVTAAVKENQMTPTNLAVCLAPSLFHLNTLKRENSSPRVMQRKPSLGKPDQKDLNENLAATQGLAHMIAECKKLFQIPEEMSRGRNSYTEQDLRPLSLEELRGNSSTTEPSDYHCYLQDCVDDLLKEMKEKFKGWVSCSTSEQAELAYKKACEGPPLRLWKTTIEIAATPEEVLNRLLKEQHLWDEDLIDSKVIEPLDSQTDIYQYVQNSMAPHPARDFVVLRTWRTNFPKGACVLLATSVDHDRAPVAGVRVNVLLSRYLIEPCGSGKSKLTYMCRIDLRGHMPDWYTKSFGHLCASEVVKIRDSFTHQSLESKEVKSR, encoded by the exons agtgAAGATTCAGATGAAGATGAACCATGTGCAATAAGTGGCAAATGGACTTTTCAAAGGGACAGCAAGAGGTGGTCGAGGCTTGAGGAGTTCGATGTGTTCCCTCCAAAGCCAGACTTGAATACCTCCTCCCCAGAAGCTCCCCACCTTACAAACGCGGCAAGCCGTGAGAGCGTGCTCACAGACCTCAGCGAGCGGCAGGAGGTGGCTTCAATTCTCAGcatcagcagcaccagcagccaccAACCAACCCTGCAGAGCGAGGCATCTACCACCAGGACAAATTCCGTTGTGAGCGTTTGTTCATCGAGCAATTTCGTAGCAAATGATGACTCATTCAGCAGCCTGCCCTCGCCCAGGGAGCTGAATAGCTTCAGCTTCAACACAAAAGCAAACGAGAAGAACACCAAATCTAAAACAAAGAGCCTGCTTAAGAGAATGGAGAGCCTGAAAATCAAGAGCTCTCACCATGGCAAGAACAAAGCTCCTTCAAAGCTTGGCCTTATTATTAGTGGGCCCATCCTGCAAGAGGGCATGGATGAAGATAAGCTGAAGCAACTTAACTGTGTGGAGATTTCTGCCCTCAATGGCAACCACATCAGCCTCCCCATGGTACGAAAAAGGAGCGTCTCCAATTCCACCcagacaagcagcagcagcagtcagtCTGAGACGAGCAGTGCCGTCAGCACACCCAGCCCTGTCACGCGAACGCGCAGCCTCAGTGCGTACAATAAAAGGGTGGGCATGTACCTGGAAGGCTTTGACCCCTTCAACCAGTCAACCTTCAGTGATGTGATGGAGCAGAACTTCAAGAACAGGGGAAGCTTTGCAGAAGACACCGTGTTTTTTATCCCAGAAGATCATAAGCCCGGCACTTTTCCCAAAGCACTCTCCAATGGCAACTTCTCCCCAACAGAAAGCAATGCTTCCGTGAACTGGAGGACGGGGAGTTTCCATGGCCATGGCCATCTCACCCTCCGGAGGGAAAACAGTGGAGACAGCTCCAAAGAGCTGAGCATGGGAAAACGGCGCAACTCCGCTAGCTCATTGAGCAGCCGCCTGAGTATTTATGACAACGTGCCAGGCTCGATCCTGTATTCCAGTACGAGCGACTTGGCCGACCTTGAAAACGAGGACATATTCCCAGAGCTAGACGACATCCTGTACCATGTGAAAGGGATGCAGAGAATAGTAAACCAGTGGTCAGAGAAGTTCTCGGACGAAGGGGACTCTGACTCAGCGCTCGACTCCATCTCCCCCTGTCCTTCCTCCCCAAAGCAGATCCACCTCGATGTAGATAATGATCGAACAACACCGAGTGACCTTGACAGCACAGGGAATTCACTTAATGAAACAGAAGAGCCTTCAGGGATGCAGGACAGAAGGGACTCTGGGGTGGGCGCGTCTCTGACACGGTCCAGCAG GCACAGGCTGAGGTGGCACAGCTTCCAGAGCTCCCACCGGCCCAGCCTCAGCTCGGCGTCTCTGCAGATCAACTGTCAGTCCGTGGCACAGATGAACCTGCTGCAGAAGTACTCGCTCCTCAAGTTAACCGCTCTGCTGGAGAAGTACACACCTTCCAACAAGCATGGTTTCAGCTG GGCAGTACCAAAATTTATGAAAAGGATAAAGGTGCCAGACTATAAGGACCGAAACGTATTTGGAGTACCACTGCAAGTCAATGTTCAGCGCActgggcagcctcttccacAGAGCATTCAACAAGCCATGCGGTACCTTCGCAACCACTGCCTGGATCAG GTTGGACTGTTTAGGAAATCTGGAGTCAAATCAAGAATTCAGGCTTTACGTCAAATGAATGAGAGTTCAGCAGACAGCGTCAACTACGAAGGCCAGTCTGCTTACGATGTAGCAGACATGTTAAAGCAATTCTTCCGTGACCTACCTGAGCCCCTCATGACCAACAAACTCTCTGAAACCTTCTTACAGATATACCAGT ATGTGCCAAAGGATCAGCGTCTCCAGGCAATCAAGGCTGCCATTATGCTTTTACCTGATGAGAACAGGGAGGTCCTCCAGATTCTTCTCTATTTCCTGAGTGATGTCACAGCTGCAGTGAAGGAGAACCAGATGACACCAACAAACCTGGCGGTGTGCTTAGCACCTTCCCTCTTCCACTTAAACACTCTCAAAAGAGAGAATTCCTCCCCAAG GGTGATGCAACGAAAACCAAGCCTGGGAAAACCTGATCAGAAAGACCTAAATGAAAATTTGGCTGCAACCCAAGGGCTAGCCCATATGATTGCTGAATGCAAGAAGCTCTTCCAG ATACCTGAAGAAATGAGCCGGGGCCGAAACTCGTACACGGAGCAGGACCTGCGTCCCCTCAGCCTGGAGGAGCTCAGGGGCAACAGCAGCACCACGGAGCCCTCCGACTACCACTGCTACCTCCAGGACTGCGTGGATGACTTGCTGAAGGAAATGAAGGAGAAGTTTAAAGGCTGGGTCAGCTGTTCCACCTCAGAGCAAGCAGAACTGGCCTACAAGAAG GCATGTGAAGGTCCCCCACTCCGGTTATGGAAAACTACCATTGAAATTGCTGCCACACCAGAGGAAGTTTTAAATCGTTTACTTAAGGAGCAGCATCTTTGGGATGAAGATCTTATAGATTCAAAAGTAATTGAACCTTTGGACAGCCAGACAGATATCTACCAGTATGTCCAGAACAGCATGGCACCTCATCCAGCCAGGGACTTTGTAGTCTTAAG aaCATGGAGAACAAACTTTCCCAAAGGAGCTTGTGTGCTTTTAGCAACTTCAGTGGATCATGACCGTGCTCCAGTGGCAGGTGTCAGAGTCAATGTGCTCCTGTCTAGGTACCTGATTGAGCCCTGCGGGTCAGGAAAATCTAAGCTTACCTACATGTGCAGAATTGATTTAAG GGGCCACATGCCAGACTGGTACACCAAGTCTTTTGGACACTTGTGTGCATCTGAAGTAGTTAAGATACGAGACTCTTTCACTCATCAGAGTCTTGAGAGCAAGGAAGTAAAATCCAGGTGA